A DNA window from Arachis duranensis cultivar V14167 chromosome 3, aradu.V14167.gnm2.J7QH, whole genome shotgun sequence contains the following coding sequences:
- the LOC107478144 gene encoding uncharacterized protein LOC107478144, producing MNSRDLNEVRRVKFKSITIAVTVEKIHIEAGKTLSERKWKAAFSPEGYLDIGKTLSRIHRGGIHPSIRGEVWEFLLGCYDPRSTIEERDEIRERRREQYAKWKEVCQNLFPLVGSGRFITAPVITEDGQPIHDPLVLLETHPDNGVIVPTPEAANVKPSCTAERVTDKRIIQWMLTLHQIGLDVLRTDRTLVFYEKKENLAKLWDILAVYAWIDTDVGYCQGMSDLCSPMIMLLSDEADAFWCFERLMRRLRGNFRCTDSSVGVEAQLTNLAEITQIIDPKLHQHLEHLGGGDYLFAFRMLMVLFRREFSFCDSLYLWEMMWALEYDPNLFWVYEEAEAEKSEEAKLRLKSMRHYGKYEREYMKNGAAKDAHPPLPISIFLVASVLKEKSAVLLQQARGLDDVVKILNDVNGNLDAKKACIAALKLHKKYLKKQAQQKALKAAAS from the exons ATGAATTCAAGAGACTTGAATGAAGTAAGAAGGGTGAAATTTAAAAGTATCACTATAGCCGTTACTGTGGAAAAGATACATATAGAG GCTGGTAAGACTCTAAGTGAAAGAAAGTGGAAAGCTGCATTTTCTCCAGAAGGATATTTAGATATAGGAAAGACTCTAAGCCGAATTCATCGTGGG ggaATCCATCCATCAATTAGAGGAGAAGTTTGGGAATTTCTACTTGGTTGCTATGATCCCAGGAGCACCATTGAGGAAAGAGATGAGATAAGGGAGCGCAGAAG GGAACAATATGCTAAATGGAAGGAAGTATGCCAAAACCTGTTTCCTCTGGTAGGAAGTGGGAGATTTATTACAGCACCTGTAATTACTGAAGATGGTCAACCAATTCATGATCCTTTGGTTCTTTTGGAAACACATCCTGACAATGGAGTAATTGTTCCAACTCCTGAGGCTGCCAATGTCAAACCTTCATGCACTGCTGAAAGGGTCACTGACAAGAGAATCATTCAATGGATGCTAACCCTCCATCAAATAG gTCTTGACGTGCTTCGAACTGATAGAACACTAGTTTTTTATGAGAAGAAAGAGAACTTGGCCAAATTGTGGGATATTCTTGCTGTCTATGCTTGGATAGATACTGATGTTGGCTATTGTCAAG GAATGAGTGATCTGTGCTCCCCTATGATAATGCTTCTAAGTGACGAAGCTGATGCATTTTGGTGCTTTGAGCGTCTAATGCGTAGACTG agagGAAACTTTAGATGCACCGATAGCTCTGTGGGGGTGGAGGCTCAACTAACCAATCTAGCTGAGATTACTCAAATAATTGATCCTAAACTTCATCAACATTTAG AGCATCTTGGTGGTGGTGACTATCTCTTCGCTTTTCGAATGTTAATGGTTCTATTTCGTCGAGAATTTTCCTTTTGTGATTCGTTGTACCTCTGGGAG ATGATGTGGGCTCTAGAATATGATCCAAACTTGTTCTGGGTGTATGAAGAGGCAGAAGCAGAAAAATCAGAGGAAGCAAAACTAAGATTAAAGTCAATGCGTCATTATGGAAAGTATGAGAGAGAGTACATGAAGAATGGAGCAGCAAAAGATGCTCATCCTCCTCTTCCCATTTCTATTTTCCTTGTTGCCAgtgttttaaaagaaaaaagcgCCGTACTTCTCCAGCAAGCACGTGGCTTGGATGATGTTGTCAAG aTATTGAATGATGTAAATGGAAATCTTGACGCCAAAAAGGCTTGTATTGCGGCACTTAAACTTCACaagaaatatttgaaaaag CAAGCACAGCAGAAAGCACTGAAAGCCGCAGCATCATAG